Proteins from a genomic interval of Lacticaseibacillus pabuli:
- a CDS encoding glycosyltransferase, producing the protein MTAYFVHLNASMDHSYPYWNFGAAGKCHHDREYFAHQIGFVPLNIFIYQWEAEPDNVLSARLDGVLGGLERDDVVVAQWPFSDGNSRWFDMFVQRVHSFGAKLVFVIDDIAAWRTATPGEGELEREVTRIGMADALVVHSAAMYQRLVQQAQSFHVTMPSVVTAYGVSGYEMGETNVHRQLDGGIDYAGDLSQANYLEHVAADLPFNVYGVAPGDKGEAWSDAKQLRLHPRADPEAVGYILNGAFGLIWYSTSYPGVTGVLGEYMRYNTPAKLGMYLAANEPVIIWRGAAHAEFVAQQGVGIVIDQLDELPRLLANVTPADYDRLHQNAKRIGRAVRNGVFLKKALLDVLVMLADHATQGGNVWTR; encoded by the coding sequence ATGACAGCTTACTTTGTGCACTTGAATGCATCAATGGACCATAGCTACCCCTATTGGAATTTTGGGGCAGCCGGCAAGTGCCATCACGACCGGGAGTACTTTGCCCACCAAATCGGGTTCGTTCCCCTCAACATTTTCATTTATCAGTGGGAAGCCGAACCTGATAACGTCCTGAGCGCCCGACTGGATGGGGTGCTGGGCGGCCTTGAACGTGATGACGTGGTGGTTGCGCAGTGGCCATTCAGCGATGGCAATTCCCGCTGGTTTGACATGTTCGTGCAGCGTGTGCACAGCTTTGGCGCCAAATTGGTCTTTGTGATTGATGACATCGCGGCGTGGCGGACGGCAACGCCCGGTGAAGGGGAGCTGGAACGGGAGGTCACGCGGATTGGAATGGCGGACGCCTTGGTGGTCCATTCTGCTGCAATGTATCAGCGGTTGGTGCAGCAGGCGCAGTCGTTTCACGTGACCATGCCTTCAGTGGTTACCGCTTACGGTGTGTCTGGCTATGAAATGGGTGAGACGAACGTGCACCGGCAGTTGGATGGTGGCATTGATTACGCGGGGGATTTGTCGCAGGCGAATTATCTGGAGCACGTGGCGGCGGACTTGCCATTTAATGTCTATGGAGTGGCACCAGGTGACAAAGGCGAGGCATGGTCGGACGCGAAACAACTGCGGCTACATCCGAGGGCTGATCCCGAAGCCGTGGGTTACATACTGAATGGTGCATTTGGGCTTATTTGGTATTCGACGAGTTATCCCGGAGTTACCGGGGTGCTCGGCGAATATATGCGGTATAACACACCTGCTAAACTGGGGATGTACCTTGCCGCCAATGAGCCCGTGATTATATGGCGTGGGGCTGCGCATGCAGAATTTGTCGCCCAGCAAGGCGTAGGAATCGTCATTGACCAGTTAGATGAATTGCCGAGGTTGCTTGCGAACGTGACGCCTGCGGACTACGACCGACTGCACCAGAATGCTAAACGGATTGGCCGCGCGGTGCGCAATGGTGTCTTCTTGAAAAAGGCCCTGCTCGATGTGCTGGTTATGCTGGCGGACCACGCAACTCAAGGAGGCAATGTATGGACACGATGA